A genomic region of Drosophila kikkawai strain 14028-0561.14 chromosome X, DkikHiC1v2, whole genome shotgun sequence contains the following coding sequences:
- the LOC108083771 gene encoding uncharacterized protein, translating to MEPETKARAPERALRQYLAHALEQPQPNCTRSAGCLDRFLAKGLDNFPPSPPLKAKPSRCLLFEQLLSGCRRKQERLLVPDLATNWFRKQKIYVDKLSAEELAALSSGLASRDESHCLEDRKCPEQPRRCPDGGGLVSAECLPITGPKSRNPFLMDSGATLEERQTNCLLGSKDTTKEGSRDCLSPRRTEPMLNRRKNDLRKAPHRRLDPAAFRRISPEFFCLLDAYETAMSESCPLYGIPMDSWDERKVSSVEEEAWQKQHCLGDEAVATAVVSPYRLAGQNSRPPEEEVEDEEMQLEKASSKWREDQEDREDGEEKLMKQEMENERRNSKKRRVSLVSQEPQQEQEWKDIQPCNSETCSARGEMVSFCSYQERPRRRYKTQNSLSNYSSVRSGYEEERQLELQQKQEQLKQQQEQIQLEQQEKQEKLKQQQEQLQMELQEKQEQLKEQQEQLKQQQEQLVQQQQQLQEQLEGTAAAPKRPAKTPKKRRCNWCSCFRPSTTMQFRNAYSNAYLPGLYAQAPPKPRLLRTPSLPPAPLSSNLYLMPHQRLPPTASSLYTPLSSGCTLCSASNRKKHILGGLTGLCKRVTNPGRHLLYNLHHNRAKYAKQQQIQPKRHLTPQEGLDQAGVPQLFISTPAPCTWKKVKRKLPETDKVKEIQAEDSTTTLKPSVYEKEEEQQQQQQQQEELSKLTSDQSLNFNTPPSECTLAGFPQVPGDSRSSVSFEQEPARTLSITHQCECDWSSRDTQDIPIEATELQQADASGYNHQGQPSRSRKSKPSQAAAYLPNETQESANEELPPRAPKLTMPRRQSLYTLHPFSGFRPRGLHWGNDYQQLMQRVARPRLNNRRIKRKKISDQVAPKTKPKPRVPNQPKPKPTSKPKTKLKPKPKVASATTAPAQNTQDPQPTNDDPPRLCSQQSSMNPIQICRRQSTKTLLEYPSPAQPEPSDCACQNQAESPMSSEQSSMDFVSCVTTSKSQDQRGIPSTESHSNTESQTVTEQSSFVSMVCKCTHQEEISQENPRKCTSTLSEEPSPPKRKITCRSPIPRRRERKQNSYQRLKSLEQPSQGRTTSCGSSSSGGRMQRERSSSNYRQSEASACHRPKRCQDNDRPSRRNATTKTKEVSMASFWSQRRRRPFCSPWADYERSHQSLHSKASSGCSCWPPQESRQNPSQDVPSSRPSFRRRCLPNQWLPPAMACLSSGHASQRSSFETPGQVYNYAPIQPMLSFAPMQPETSFEAAQPVASSVEPSEHITRGRRYYTETQPGRATGNKFSCRSMHTTCSIRALSSNTDSMRCPCAPAPSVASVEPPPEEEEEEQQQEQEQYYRYQEPCPPSPPDSGFKICSNKTSFLKNTMRWEEQEHRYTHTRLRTKRPPPDEYYSSGNNSFYRPEPPSYQRWDNDFYCQPGQESFPDARPWHQPYTYALGHQVQPDFNSDREGAIAAAAQGLRGLVQAMGGPRHRSRHSRCSLDSCYQPQTGRDSSCLYSDWLGHQPQRESLTSGSYYSRGSGAGERTWSSREASAARFIRGSTAKRSAREGRRGPDSGAFISLGSGMDFRGEPFASPRTMCSRSRRRRTGGSSRVKKVEHEQEEKPTALAIFLDELKAKHDATQILSQGRSPPEITERTGRESSSSENCADPSKRMAIPTTYTGLLEEQIINEYLPRPRHKRRT from the coding sequence ATGGAACCGGAAACCAAAGCCCGGGCACCAGAGCGTGCCCTGAGGCAGTACCTGGCCCATGCCTTGGAGCAACCACAACCCAACTGCACTCGTTCCGCCGGCTGCCTGGATCGCTTTCTGGCCAAGGGATTGGACAACTTCCCACCGTCGCCACCGCTAAAGGCAAAACCCTCGCGCTGCCTGCTTTTCGAGCAGCTACTCAGCGGCTGTAGGCGGAAACAGGAGCGCCTGCTGGTCCCAGACCTGGCCACCAATTGGTTTCGCAAGCAAAAGATCTACGTGGACAAACTCTCCGCAGAGGAGCTGGCCGCCCTCAGCAGTGGCCTGGCCAGTCGGGATGAAAGTCACTGCCTTGAAGACAGAAAGTGTCCAGAGCAGCCAAGAAGATGCCCGGATGGAGGAGGCTTGGTGTCTGCCGAGTGTCTGCCCATCACAGGGCCCAAATCACGGAATCCCTTTCTCATGGACAGCGGGGCCACGCTGGAGGAGAGGCAAACCAATTGTTTACTCGGTTCCAAGGACACCACTAAGGAAGGCAGCAGGGACTGCCTTTCGCCCAGACGAACAGAGCCCATGCTGAATCGCCGTAAGAACGATCTCCGTAAGGCACCTCATCGACGTCTTGATCCGGCCGCCTTTCGCCGCATATCTCCAGAGTTCTTTTGCCTTTTGGATGCCTACGAGACGGCCATGAGCGAGAGCTGCCCGCTGTATGGGATTCCGATGGATAGCTGGGACGAGAGGAAGGTCAGCTctgtggaggaggaggcctGGCAGAAGCAGCATTGTCTGGGCGACGAGGCGGTGGCCACTGCAGTGGTGTCTCCCTACCGGTTGGCGGGTCAGAATAGTAGGCCAccagaggaggaggtggaggatgaGGAGATGCAGCTGGAGAAGGCAAGCAGCAAGTGGAGGGAAGATCAGGAAGATAGGGAAGATGGGGAAGAAAAATTGATGAAGCAAGAAATGGAAAACGAGAGAAGAAATTCCAAGAAGCGGAGGGTTTCCCTAGTCTCCCAGGAAccccagcaggagcaggaatgGAAGGATATACAGCCCTGCAACAGTGAGACCTGCTCAGCCAGGGGAGAGATGGTCTCCTTCTGCTCCTACCAAGAGCGTCCGCGACGACGTTATAAAACCCAAAATTCCCTGTCAAACTATTCCTCCGTAAGAAGTGGTTACGAAGAGGAGCGACAGCTCGAGCTGCAGCAAAAGCAGGAGCAGTtaaagcagcagcaagagcAAATCCAGCTGGAACAGCAGGAAAAGCAGGAGAAATTAAAGCAACAGCAAGAGCAACTACAGATGGAGCTGCAGGAAAAGCAGGAGCAGTTAAAGGAACAGCAAGAGCAGCTGAagcaacagcaggagcagttggtgcaacagcagcagcaactgcaagaGCAACTGGAGGGCACTGCCGCGGCCCCGAAACGTCCGGCCAAGACTCCGAAGAAGCGTCGGTGTAACTGGTGTAGCTGCTTTCGTCCATCGACGACGATGCAGTTTAGGAATGCCTACAGTAACGCCTATTTGCCAGGGCTCTATGCCCAAGCTCCTCCTAAGCCTCGCCTTTTGCGTACTCCTTCTCTTCCGCCGGCTCCTCTATCATCCAATCTTTATCTTATGCCCCATCAGCGTCTTCCTCCTACGGCATCTTCCCTGTACACGCCTCTTTCCTCCGGCTGCACCCTGTGCAGTGCCTCGAACCGAAAGAAGCACATCCTGGGCGGTTTGACTGGCCTCTGCAAGCGCGTTACCAATCCGGGTCGCCATCTCCTGTATAACCTGCACCACAACCGAGCCAAGTATGCCAAACAGCAACAGATTCAGCCAAAGAGGCATCTAACCCCGCAGGAGGGGTTGGACCAGGCAGGGGTACCACAACTCTTTATCTCAACTCCTGCGCCCTGCACTTGGAAAAAGGTGAAAAGAAAGTTGCCGGAGACGGATAAGGTGAAGGAAATTCAGGCGGAGGATAGCACCACCACATTGAAGCCTTCAGTTTacgagaaggaggaggagcagcagcagcagcagcagcagcaggaggagctaTCAAAGCTAACCAGCGATCAgagcttaaattttaatacgccGCCCAGCGAATGCACCTTGGCGGGATTTCCTCAGGTTCCTGGTGACTCAAGGTCCAGTGTATCCTTTGAGCAAGAGCCAGCCAGGACTTTATCCATAACCCACCAGTGTGAATGCGATTGGAGCTCCCGGGATACACAGGACATCCCTATCGAGGCAACTGAGTTACAGCAGGCAGATGCATCGGGTTACAATCACCAAGGACAACCATCAAGATCCAGGAAATCTAAACCCAGTCAAGCCGCAGCCTACCTTCCCAACGAAACCCAGGAATCAGCTAACGAGGAGCTTCCACCTAGAGCCCCTAAGCTAACCATGCCAAGAAGGCAATCCCTCTATACCCTCCACCCTTTTAGTGGCTTTCGTCCACGGGGTCTTCACTGGGGCAACGACTACCAGCAGTTGATGCAACGCGTGGCCAGGCCAAGGCTCAACAATCGGCGTATAAAGCGCAAGAAGATATCAGATCAGGTGGCTcccaaaaccaaaccaaagccTAGGGTTCCAAACCAACCCAAGCCAAAGCCTACTTCCAAGCCCAAGACGAAGTTGAAACCCAAGCCAAAGGTGGCATCTGCAACCACAGCGCCAGCACAGAATACCCAAGATCCTCAGCCCACCAACGACGACCCACCTAGACTGTGTAGCCAGCAGTCAAGTATGAATCCCATCCAGATATGTCGGCGGCAGAGCACCAAGACCTTGCTTGAGTATCCCTCACCTGCTCAGCCAGAGCCCAGCGATTGCGCCTGCCAAAACCAAGCAGAGAGTCCAATGAGTTCCGAGCAAAGCTCCATGGATTTCGTTAGCTGTGTGACCACCAGTAAGAGCCAGGACCAGCGTGGCATTCCCTCAACCGAAAGCCACAGCAATACGGAGAGCCAAACGGTCACAGAGCAGAGCTCCTTCGTTTCCATGGTCTGCAAGTGTACCCACCAGGAAGAGATCTCGCAGGAGAATCCCAGAAAATGTACCAGTACCTTGTCAGAGGAGCCAAGTCCCCCCAAACGAAAGATCACTTGCAGGAGTCCAATTCCTAGGAGACGagaacgaaaacaaaacagtTACCAGAGACTAAAGAGTCTGGAGCAGCCCAGTCAAGGGCGGACCACCTCCTGCGGCTCCAGTTCCTCGGGGGGAAGGATGCAGCGAGAGCGGTCCTCCAGTAACTACCGTCAATCCGAGGCTTCTGCCTGTCATAGGCCCAAGCGGTGCCAGGACAACGACCGTCCGTCTAGGAGAAATGCCACAACCAAAACCAAGGAGGTATCGATGGCCTCTTTTTGGTCACAGCGGCGACGCCGACCCTTCTGTTCGCCTTGGGCGGATTACGAAAGAAGCCATCAGAGCTTACACTCAAAGGCTTCTTcaggctgctcctgctggccTCCGCAGGAGTCTCGACAGAATCCCAGCCAAGATGTCCCCTCTTCGAGGCCAAGCTTTCGGAGAAGATGCCTCCCGAATCAGTGGCTTCCGCCAGCCATGGCCTGCTTAAGCAGTGGACATGCCTCGCAACGTTCATCCTTTGAGACACCAGGACAAGTATACAACTATGCGCCCATCCAACCAATGCTGTCCTTTGCCCCCATGCAGCCGGAGACTTCCTTTGAGGCAGCTCAACCAGTTGCTTCGTCTGTTGAACCATCCGAGCACATAACACGAGGTCGTCGCTACTACACCGAGACCCAGCCAGGCAGGGCAACTGGAAACAAGTTCAGTTGTCGTTCCATGCACACCACCTGCTCCATAAGGGCCCTCAGTTCCAACACTGACAGCATGCGGTGTCCCTGTGCCCCGGCGCCATCGGTGGCCAGTGTAGAGCCACcaccggaggaggaggaggaggagcagcagcaggagcaagaGCAGTACTACCGATACCAGGAACCCTGTCCCCCATCGCCTCCAGATTCCGGGTTCAAGATTTGCAGCAATAAGACTTCCTTTCTGAAGAATACTATGCGCTGGGAAGAGCAAGAGCATCGCTATACACACACCAGGCTACGAACGAAACGGCCACCGCCAGATGAATATTATTCCAGTGGGAACAACTCCTTCTATCGTCCAGAGCCACCTAGCTACCAGCGTTGGGACAATGATTTCTACTGCCAGCCAGGGCAGGAATCCTTTCCGGATGCCAGGCCATGGCACCAGCCATATACTTATGCCCTTGGCCACCAGGTTCAGCCGGATTTCAATTCAGATCGGGAAGGGGCCATTGCAGCCGCTGCCCAAGGCCTTCGGGGTCTGGTTCAGGCCATGGGTGGACCTCGGCACAGATCGAGACACAGTAGATGCAGTTTGGACTCTTGCTATCAGCCACAGACTGGAAGAGACAGCTCCTGCCTCTACTCCGACTGGCTTGGCCACCAACCGCAAAGAGAAAGTCTGACCAGCGGCAGTTATTACTCGCGAGGAAGCGGGGCCGGCGAGAGGACATGGAGCAGCAGGGAGGCATCAGCGGCGAGATTTATTAGAGGGAGCACAGCGAAAAGATCAGCCAGAGAAGGGAGAAGAGGGCCCGACTCGGGAGCCTTCATTTCCCTTGGCTCTGGCATGGATTTTCGCGGTGAACCCTTCGCGAGTCCGAGAACTATGTGTTCCCGCTCCAGGCGAAGACGAACTGGTGGTTCCTCCCGTGTTAAAAAAGTTGAGCATGAGCAGGAGGAGAAGCCCACGGCCTTGGCCATTTTCCTAGACGAACTCAAAGCCAAGCATGATGCCACACAGATCCTGAGTCAAGGCAGATCCCCCCCAGAAATCACAGAACGAACCGGCCGAGAGAGCTCTTCCAGCGAGAACTGTGCAGATCCCTCGAAAAGGATGGCCATTCCAACCACCTACACGGGTCTGCTCGAGGAGCAGATCATCAATGAGTACCTGCCCAGGCCGCGTCACAAGCGCAGGACATAG
- the LOC108083834 gene encoding uncharacterized protein: protein MSQDMSTFFTGVRHHYQDRVPKTRTAAKPQGVQANRKRRPQIGAGEGAGVGARARAGQGTGAGVVAAFDRRRPVTMKRLTGGGGGPIPTGIFQTTAPGPRPPTMVSMGAPRRCFRQIEWIMKPSKNFVQCSESSSEDCRPDGVLELQEGRWRKGRTRSSSSSSSNSSSSSSSSSRGCSGASESVSKARLESTNLSQKLVNLLKSSCRPEEPLVRPKKRSSRVFCVPTQRIMHSEELLQAQLLQMRPRRNKLMQRYGHNPTSRILTSKSFKETAPKEASSRNSSPRNASPKRTSPRNASPKDASLIHQALQKTLVQSNETENPYLASLPASPKPSQSGEGDHPLTRSHSQAGDQPPIRSHSLCSIEKPLSSSTISSLSSSSCPSQITLAKPATRSNCSISSNNSSLSTSGTECSVERMTPRYRGTGSKAIKLTSTVIKIMPNKAKRRKHLSKSKLRSKTNSLCQTKGAKDPAMNAPLSQPIAPPLNMPKLKMSKLSVGQSVNQMVNQLTAQLRKAVGEDLLTLPAKKKDLATPKEEKESLKLDRKTSIYLLMDQAKSDQIRGEPLTTKSDWVIQPMKQQMISAAQDQAKKDGSERLNPYMSDSKEAIGHNYDIYLNTPGDRGDREPKTPRGEHSRKHPLPSSIPSRNTFHNQTHLPLSQGSLWCRPRTQRSSLIAQPVSLNRIPRPRLPAVPVPEPQQQPRQVQQQVDLVTAAAGGKIVRKAQHKVPRTMEDGIDMSYQYFVSIPLKRGRKPQVVRYLYRPMVRHLNGVPPANRRFSRRAKRRRAATGSLKLEEAQQKLDPDLAALGGAPLRLEDAPKVEAKKDQPKKKPTFIYDPEAALNSPYKVPPLKLKSRYMPMLEQLEQMPFPDEHLNRRRRSPQRRARAVGGSEQLPPPPTEYQDHHQPLQSIGGGGGDVMAEDEGHHTPVIVWSGRTAQPVPRTSVVNYQAKPTRLCTATGAPILYHQPLLLTLKEVDCKPMIRTITYESIEEEDDGEEEMWQGMQLRLEKGQQGQQGQENQETISMPKSVSFHPEPVILSRGSTSAFQSISSSSSCSSISSSSIEGTRSQSKKGKGRKGSNKGKGKNRGKGKVKGRK, encoded by the coding sequence ATGTCCCAGGATATGTCGACCTTCTTTACAGGAGTGCGCCACCATTACCAAGATCGTGTGCCAAAAACCAGGACAGCAGCAAAGCCACAAGGCGTTCAAGCCAATCGCAAACGAAGGCCACAGATTGGGGCAGGCGAAGGAGCAGGAGTTGGAGCACGAGCTAGAGCAGGCCAGGGAACAGGAGCTGGTGTTGTGGCTGCCTTTGATCGCCGCCGACCTGTCACCATGAAGCGTTTaactggtggtggtggtggtcccATTCCCACTGGAATTTTTCAAACCACTGCCCCAGGACCCAGACCACCTACGATGGTCTCTATGGGTGCCCCACGTCGCTGCTTCCGACAGATCGAGTGGATCATGAAACCCTCGAAAAACTTTGTACAGTGCAGCGAGTCTTCCTCGGAGGACTGTCGCCCAGATGGGGTCTTGGAGTTGCAGGAAGGAAGGTGGCGGAAGGGCAgaaccaggagcagcagcagtagcagtagcaacagcagcagcagcagcagcagcagcagcagaggttGCAGCGGTGCCAGCGAAAGCGTAAGCAAAGCGAGACTGGAGTCCACTAATCTCTCACAGAAACTGGTAAATTTGCTTAAATCCTCCTGTCGGCCGGAGGAGCCACTGGTTCGTCCCAAAAAGCGTAGTTCGCGTGTGTTTTGTGTGCCCACCCAGAGGATTATGCACTCCGAGGAGCTGTTGCAGGCCCAGTTGCTGCAAATGCGTCCGCGGAGGAACAAGTTAATGCAGCGTTATGGCCACAATCCCACTTCTCGTATTCTCACTAGTAAATCCTTCAAGGAAACTGCTCCCAAGGAAGCTTCTTCTAGGAACTCTTCTCCGAGGAATGCTTCTCCCAAACGCACTTCTCCTAGGAACGCTTCTCCGAAAGACGCTTCTCTTATTCACCAGGCTTTGCAGAAGACCCTGGTACAGTCcaacgaaaccgaaaacccTTACTTAGCCTCCCTTCCAGCCTCTCCCAAGCCCAGTCAAAGCGGAGAAGGAGACCACCCACTGACCAGGAGCCACAGTCAAGCCGGAGACCAGCCACCGATCAGAAGCCACAGCTTGTGTTCCATTGAGAAGCCTCTAAGTTCCAGTACCATAAGCAGTCTAAGCTCCAGTTCATGTCCCAGCCAAATAACCCTGGCCAAGCCAGCCACAAGGAGCAACTGCAGCATAAGCAGCAATAACAGCAGCCTCAGCACCAGCGGAACCGAGTGCAGTGTGGAGCGCATGACTCCTAGATATCGCGGAACCGGCTCTAAGGCCATCAAGCTGACATCAACGGTGATTAAGATTATGCCCAACAAGGCCAAAAGACGAAAGCATTTAAGCAAAAGCAAGCTACGATCCAAAACAAACTCCCTGTGCCAGACGAAGGGAGCCAAGGATCCGGCCATGAATGCACCTCTGAGTCAGCCCATAGCTCCGCCCTTGAATATGCCCAAGTTGAAGATGTCCAAGCTCAGTGTTGGACAGTCGGTAAACCAAATGGTGAATCAACTCACGGCTCAGCTAAGGAAGGCAGTGGGAGAAGATTTGTTAACTTTGCCAGCCAAAAAGAAGGATCTAGCAACACCAAAGGAGGAGAAAGAATCACTGAAACTGGACAGGAAGacttcaatttatttattaatggaTCAAGCCAAGTCGGATCAGATCAGAGGTGAGCCTTTAACCACCAAGAGTGACTGGGTAATTCAGCCCATGAAGCAGCAGATGATCAGCGCAGCCCAGGATCAGGCTAAGAAGGATGGGAGTGAGCGCTTGAATCCCTATATGAGCGACTCCAAGGAAGCCATTGGCCACAACtacgatatatatttaaatacaccAGGCGATCGAGGAGATCGTGAACCCAAAACTCCTCGAGGAGAGCATTCCAGGAAGCACCCTTTGCCCTCTTCCATTCCCTCCAGAAATACCTTCCACAATCAAACCCACCTCCCACTCTCTCAAGGCTCTCTTTGGTGTCGTCCTCGCACTCAACGATCTTCCTTAATAGCCCAACCAGTGTCGCTGAACCGAATCCCACGACCACGTCTTCCAGCTGTCCCAGTTCCTGAACCGCAACAGCAGCCCAGACAGGTGCAGCAGCAGGTAGATTTGGTTACCGCTGCCGCCGGTGGCAAGATTGTGCGTAAGGCCCAGCACAAAGTGCCTAGGACCATGGAGGATGGCATCGACATGAGCTACCAGTACTTTGTTTCCATTCCCCTAAAGCGCGGTCGCAAGCCCCAGGTGGTGCGCTACCTCTACCGTCCGATGGTGCGGCATCTCAATGGAGTGCCACCGGCCAATCGCCGCTTCTCGAGGCGGGCCAAGCGAAGGAGAGCTGCCACTGGCAGCCTAAAGCTCGAGGAGGCACAGCAAAAGTTAGATCCTGATCTGGCAGCTCTTGGAGGAGCCCCTTTGCGACTGGAGGATGCCCCAAAAGTCGAAGCAAAGAAAGATCAACCTAAGAAGAAACCAACATTCATTTATGACCCGGAAGCTGCTCTAAATTCTCCTTACAAGGTGCCCCCTCTCAAGCTCAAGTCCCGCTACATGCCCATGCTAGAGCAGCTGGAGCAGATGCCCTTTCCCGACGAGCATCTAAATCGTAGACGTCGCAGCCCTCAACGCCGAGCACGAGCTGTTGGAGGCTCTGAACAATTGCCACCACCGCCAACGGAGTACCAAGATCATCACCAGCCACTTCAAAGCATcggaggaggcggcggagACGTCATGGCTGAAGACGAAGGACATCACACGCCGGTTATAGTCTGGAGCGGACGAACAGCACAGCCAGTGCCACGCACCTCGGTGGTCAACTATCAGGCAAAGCCCACACGTCTCTGCACGGCCACCGGTGCTCCCATCTTGTACCATCAGCCACTGCTTCTAACCCTCAAAGAAGTGGACTGCAAGCCCATGATACGGACAATAACTTACGAGAGCAttgaggaggaggatgatggAGAGGAGGAGATGTGGCAGGGAATGCAACTTAGATTGGAGAAGGGGCAGCAGGGGCAGCAGGGGCAGGAAAATCAGGAAACCATTTCCATGCCCAAGTCTGTAAGCTTCCATCCCGAGCCTGTTATTCTAAGCCGAGGATCCACGTCTGCCTTTCAGAGCatttccagcagcagcagctgcagctccatCAGCTCCAGCAGCATCGAGGGAACCAGAAGCCAGTCCAAGAAGGGCAAGGGTAGGAAGGGTTCCAACAAGGGCAAAGGCAAGAACCGTGGCAAGGGCAAGGTCAAGGGTCGCAAATGA
- the LOC121502118 gene encoding uncharacterized protein has translation MCDPGKARNRMESIHILEALSCLLGVTQYQVLSTLFQLAYHEHHPLKRFNRCPAWSVMERMEVPFTCLPDQRIYDSLYDRWGRPIDPLDKSNAYKLMRLLFLTPLLVPQQRNQLQIMLNKLNRRAKRPVNLEELLPVLARLKIGEVVCNVLERDLRPLWRKAPRGKCNPEPRSRYLPW, from the coding sequence ATGTGTGATCCTGGCAAAGCCCGCAACCGGATGGAGAGTATTCACATCTTGGAGGCTCTGAGCTGTTTGCTCGGTGTCACCCAATACCAGGTGCTCTCCACCCTGTTTCAACTGGCCTACCACGAGCACCATCCACTCAAGCGTTTTAATCGCTGCCCCGCCTGGTCGGTGATGGAGCGCATGGAGGTTCCCTTCACCTGTCTGCCTGATCAGAGGATCTACGACAGCCTGTACGATCGCTGGGGTCGTCCAATCGATCCGCTAGACAAGAGCAATGCCTACAAGCTAATGCGCTTGCTCTTCCTGACCCCCTTGCTGGTGCCCCAGCAGCGGAACCAGCTCCAGATCATGCTCAACAAGCTTAACAGGCGAGCCAAGAGACCCGTGAATCTGGAGGAACTGCTGCCGGTTCTGGCGAGGCTGAAAATAGGGGAGGTGGTGTGTAATGTCTTGGAGCGAGATCTACGGCCGCTTTGGCGAAAGGCTCCTCGTGGGAAATGTAATCCAGAGCCACGCTCTCGGTATCTGCCTTGGTGA